The genomic stretch TCGTGAAGGATGGGAAGATTGCAGGGAGAGGACATAACAGGCGTGTTCAGGATAATGATCCGATTATGCATGCAGAAATTGATTGCCTCCGTAATGCCGGAAGAATTGGCAGGTACAACGGGACTATTCTTTATTCCACATTGATGCCCTGTTATCTTTGCGCCGGAGCGATTGTCCAGTTTGGGATCAAGAAAGTTATTGTGGGAGAATCTGAGACCTTCGCAGGCGCCAGGGAATTTATGGAATCGCATGGGGTTCTTGTCATCGATTTGAACAATGATGAATGCAAGCAATTGATGAGCGGGTTCATACGGAACCATCCTCTGCTGTGGAATGAAGATATCGGAAAACTTTGAGCTATTAAAGCCGCTAAGCTAAAAAACTAATTCAAACCCTCAAAAGTTTTTAGCTTGAGTTCGTATTAGTTCGTTGTTAATGAAACCTGTTGAGACAGGCACAGTTTTACAACGTACACTTACCTTTATATTTCAAACCCAAACGGAGCGAAAGTATTCAATATCCAATCAAGCAATATTAAAAAAGATGGTTGCTTAAGCTGCACAGCAGACCAACTGCAGATGCTACGAAGCCAGAACCATGTTCCTTTTAGGCCGTTGTCAGTTAAGCAGTACTGGGAAAAGCAGTACCGGGAATAAGTACTGCGTTTATGCTGCCTTCCTGTCCGGGCCTGTTGGTAACGCGCGCCGTGCCAAGTTCTGTCTTGATGATCGCGCCCTTTGTCACAATGTTACGCCTGACATAGTGTGAATTTGCAGGGTTTCCCGAAACCGTCTCTATCTTTGCTTTCCTGGAGGTCTTTGTCTTAGGGTCCATGACTATTGCTGTGCTATCCCGGAGGAGTCGGATTTTCTCCCTGCCTCCCAGAGTCTTGACTGTTTTCCGGTTGGTTTCGCCAAGATGTGTGTTTGCCTCTTCGCCGCCGAGTTCATACCTTCTCTTGCCTCTTGCCCTGATAATTCTACCGCTTGTGTATTTACGTGTTGATTTGCCTTGCCATCTCATATTATTAATCCTCTTTTATCATTATCTATGTTAATAATTTTTCTCACAGACGCTTTAATGTAATAAAAACTTTCGCTCTGGAAGATTCATGAAGATGTCGGGTTATAAATAAACGAGAAAAATAATCCGGAATTCCAGTCGGGCACCCTGATAAAATGCAAAGATATAAGTAATGAATAAACATGTTTATTGAACCCTGATAAATATGGCCGAATATTCAAAGAACAGCTTTATGCAGTTCATAAATCCAAAACCAAAAGATATTGAGATATGCGATGTCACTCTAAGGGACGGGGAGCAAACACCTGGCGTGGTCTTCACACGGGAAGAGAAAATCGCGATCGCGGAAAAACTTGATAGCATTGGGGTCGAGGTAATTGAAGCCGGATTCCCTGTGGTCTCAGACACCGAGGAAGCCATAGTGAGGGAGATCGCTCATCTCGGGCTCGATGCCAGGGTATGCTGCCTTGCCCGTTCGGTGGCAAAGGACGTGGATGTTGCGCTGCGCTGCGACGTGGATT from Candidatus Methanoperedens sp. encodes the following:
- a CDS encoding 30S ribosomal protein S8e produces the protein MRWQGKSTRKYTSGRIIRARGKRRYELGGEEANTHLGETNRKTVKTLGGREKIRLLRDSTAIVMDPKTKTSRKAKIETVSGNPANSHYVRRNIVTKGAIIKTELGTARVTNRPGQEGSINAVLIPGTAFPSTA
- a CDS encoding nucleoside deaminase; translation: MDVYIEAAIEEAKKGLNEGGIPIGSILVKDGKIAGRGHNRRVQDNDPIMHAEIDCLRNAGRIGRYNGTILYSTLMPCYLCAGAIVQFGIKKVIVGESETFAGAREFMESHGVLVIDLNNDECKQLMSGFIRNHPLLWNEDIGKL